One Oscillospiraceae bacterium genomic window, CTTGCTTATGACGGAAGGTATACGGCAAATCGATGCGATGGATCTTCCCGACGCCTTTGACGGATTACCCGCACGCTTCATCTATATCGGTCTGCTCGCACTCGCTTTTGCGGGTGTTGCCGGCCGCCAGACGCTGTTATGATACTAATTTTCATGAAATAAATGTATAATCAATATATGACATTGATTCCCGAGAGTAAACATCTTCAAAACGTATAGGAGGTCTCGTCAATGAAGATCAAACGGTCGAAGTACATGTACAGAAAAAAGCGCCCGTGGATGACGATCGCGGTAATCGTTATCTGCGTCGCGGCACTGTTTGGGCTGGGCTGGCTGCTGTCGGCTGCGCTGCCCGGTATGTTATCTCAAAACAGTTCGCCGGTTTCCTCTTCGACGTCCGAATCTTCAGCTCCGGTATTGTCCGAAATTTCATCATTGCCTCCGGAGTCCCTCCCTGTCTCCGAAACCTCAATGCCGTCACAACCCTCCGAGCCGATATCGGCCATGAAATCTGTCTCGCCGCAGGGCGCGGCGCTCTATGATGATACGGCGCTTGCGCAATTTTGCTTAGACGCGAAAACCGCCGGAGCGGATACCGTCATCATCGACGTGAAAACCGTCGATTCTTATATGATCTACACCGACGTCGGCTTCAGCAAAACCGTCGGCGTTTCCGGAGCCGAATATGCCGCGATTGCCGCCACCGGCGGCATCGACCCGCTCTATACCGCCCGAAAGGACCTCTACAGTGCCGTCACCACCATCAAAGCGGCAGGTCTGAAAGCCGTCGCACGCATCAACTGTTTTATGGACTGCAATGCCGGACGCATTTTGAAAGGCGCGAAAACCGTCACTGCCGCCGGCACAACCTGGGTCGACGATTCTCCTTCAAAGGGCGGAAAGAGCTGGCTGAACCCCTATTCCGAAGCTGCCGGAACCTATAATCTCACAATTGCCTCCGACTGCGCGGCAGCCGGATTTGACGCTGTCATCGCGGACTTTGTGCAGTTCCCGGTCGGCCCTTCATTAAGTTTGATTAATTACGGCCCCGACGCGGTTACTATTTCCCGTTCGCAGATTCTGACGCGATTTATGCAGAACTTGGTCGA contains:
- a CDS encoding putative glycoside hydrolase → MKIKRSKYMYRKKRPWMTIAVIVICVAALFGLGWLLSAALPGMLSQNSSPVSSSTSESSAPVLSEISSLPPESLPVSETSMPSQPSEPISAMKSVSPQGAALYDDTALAQFCLDAKTAGADTVIIDVKTVDSYMIYTDVGFSKTVGVSGAEYAAIAATGGIDPLYTARKDLYSAVTTIKAAGLKAVARINCFMDCNAGRILKGAKTVTAAGTTWVDDSPSKGGKSWLNPYSEAAGTYNLTIASDCAAAGFDAVIADFVQFPVGPSLSLINYGPDAVTISRSQILTRFMQNLVDNTGIPVFLTVRNLTAEGSAEFGGSPFGYQINGLAGYVAVLNAPASPRK